The DNA region CAACTATGGATTAATTTGGGAAAGGGCAGGTTATTGGACCAATCCTTAAATATTAAaggaatatttatttatttttggaatttttaataAGCATtatacaaacaaaatgaaattagtaatagcattaaaaattaatgcaaaattAAATGCGACAAATGGTTTTCATCCTTACtctttccaaaattttagattacaaaatggttatattaagtaattttccttattatttatttatatttctcttttagtagtaaagtaataaataataaataaatagagtgGTGAATGgtccattaattaatttaattatccatTCAATGCATGCACAACTAACTATAAATAATACCCTCTTATTATCCCATCCCATCTCCTCTCCCATCCAGTTTATTCATCAATGGAGAAAACCAAAAAAGCCTGGACTGAAGACCAAGAAATCTCTATCTTGACTGCAATGATCCAATTCTCCGCACAAGGTTTGAATCCTTCAGCCTACTTGACTGATTTCTATGCATTCATAAAACGAACACAAAGTGGCGTTGATTTTTCTCAAAATGAGTTGCAGAAGAAACTGATGGAAATGAGGAACAATTACAAAGAGACTTTGATTAAGTCACCGGCTGAGATTGTTTCAGTTTCTGATGATACCCATCAGAAGAGAAtattgaatttgtcgaaacaaatATGGGGTGGTTTAGTGAGTGCTCAAGTAACAAGTGAAACTTGCTTGAAAGAAATGAGgaaattttatgaaaagaatGTGAGGCTGGGTGGAGTGAAagtgatgaagaagaaggataaaaaaaagtatgaaatgAAGTTGAGGGAGATTGAAAGAATGGAGATGAAGCTGAACCTAAAGAGAGCGGAGATTGTCAAGAGCCAGACGAAGTTTTTGTTGGAGGCTTACGATGAAAtcatgagatgaaattaatttagttaagaGAAAAGTCTCACCATTGCATTGCATTGCATTGAaggtttaatttagttttttttttttttttatatgtttgatttgaagtaAAATGTCAAGAGACTTTTAAGTTGTGTTTGTTTCATTGattgattttcttattatttcgttgaaagatttta from Mangifera indica cultivar Alphonso chromosome 8, CATAS_Mindica_2.1, whole genome shotgun sequence includes:
- the LOC123222352 gene encoding uncharacterized protein LOC123222352, with translation MEKTKKAWTEDQEISILTAMIQFSAQGLNPSAYLTDFYAFIKRTQSGVDFSQNELQKKLMEMRNNYKETLIKSPAEIVSVSDDTHQKRILNLSKQIWGGLVSAQVTSETCLKEMRKFYEKNVRLGGVKVMKKKDKKKYEMKLREIERMEMKLNLKRAEIVKSQTKFLLEAYDEIMR